ttcttcttctaaCTCCTCGCCATTTTTAGAACTTTAATTCAAAGAAAATTCCCATCGTGGAGTAGCTGAAAAGTCTATGTTGTAATTCTTCGGTAAAATCCGTTTTTGTGTAATAACTAGGAAATCACATAGAAGATGTAAACCGTAAGCAAAACCTATGCAACAAACTGACAGATCTAGAGTGACAGGGGGAATCGATCTCTGAGCTCCCTTATGAAATACCCCTTGATGAACCCTTCGACTCTTGCTAGCTCCGTCCCTGCTCTAAATCTATCCCAATTTCTGAAGTATTATTGGATAAGAACTTGTGAATAAATTTCCTTATCTTTATGAATAGTCTAAATATGCTATTGATTCCGTGTCTTGCACCAGAATTGACTTATTATGTTTTGCACTCTCTATCGAACAGAACATTgttttctattattaaaaaatgaatttagaaCTCATAAGTTAGGTAAACAGTACCAAAAGTTTGATTATTGTTGGTTCCACCAAATACTGATGTAATATATTCGACCTTAGCGTACATAGTTTTAttcttttagtttattttaaaggaTTTAGTTTATGGatagaagagaaaataatattgCCTGGGATTCGAACTCTCAACAAGGTGAAAATTTAGTTAATCAACTGAGTCATTAAGATTGCGAGGCacaattatgattttgatctcTCTGTTTTTATGTTACCCTGTTTCATTTGACAGTTGAAGAAGCAGAGGGAACAGAGTCATCTGAAAATGCAGATAACAGCAGTGTTCAATCAAGTAAATTTATACTATGGCTTCAAATATTTATCTTCACATTTTTTACTATTGGTGGTCAAGCAGCTGGCACTCTGTTGGGTAGAGTATACTATGAACAAGGTGGCCAAACCAGATGGATTGCTACATTGGCACAAACTGCTGGATTCTCTATTCTCCTGCCTTTCATTTGCTATCCTTCAACCAAAAATCACAATGAACAAGAACCAACTATTCACCGGCCTTCTATAATTGTTCGCGCTTCAGTTTACATCTTCCTTGGTTTATTTCAAGTAGTAAACTCTATGTCATTTACAGTTGGAGTACAGTACCTTCCTGCCTCGACTTATTCCCTAATTGCTGGTTCTCAATTGGCGTTCAACGCGATCACCTCCTTCCTCCTCAACGGACAAAAAATCACTGCAATTATACTCAACTCCATCGTGCTTCTCTCCTTTTCATCCTCTGCTGTTATTTTCCAGAATGAGACAGGAGATAGCGGAGAAATATCTCAGAAATCTCTGCTAATCGGATTTGCAGCTACTACTTTCGGGTCTCTAGGTTACGCTTTACAGTTCACATTTACAGAACTCGCGTTTCAAAAGGTATTCAAAAATAGCACGTTAAAAGAAGTCATGAAAATGTCGTTTTTCATAGGTTTTTTCGTGACGATTGCTTCGTTAACGGGGCTTTTCGCGANGTAATCGGATTTGCAGCTACTACTTTCGGGTCTCTAGGTTACGCTTTACAGTTCACATTTACAGAACTCGCGTTTCAAAAGGTATTCAAAAGTAGCACGTTAAAAGAAGTGATGAAAATGTCGTTTTTCATAGGTTTTTTCGTGACGATTGCTTCATTAACGGGGCTTTTCGCGAGCGGTAATTGGAGGAATTTGGAGAAGGAAATGGGAGAATACAGAACAGGGAAATCGTCATATGTTATAAACTTAGTTTGTTCTGCTATTGCTTGGCAATTATACGCTCTTGGATCATGTGGATTGGTTTTTAAGGCATCTTCTTTGTTCTCTAATGTGGTCATCAATTTGGGAACTTCAATTGTGCCAATTTTTGCAATGGTGTTCATGAAAGATAGAATGACTGGATTGAAGGTGCTTTCATTGTTATTGGGATTATGGGGATACacatcatatatatatcaacattatCTTGATGATTTAGAGGCCAAAACAAGTGAAATTAAGGCCTCAGATGATCAGGTTGATGATTTTTAGTATGCCTTTCATTCAAGAAacttaaatattcaaacaaTTAGCTTTGTAATAAAGATTGATAAGTTCAATAtgtaaagttatagcttattATTTAATCATGTAAATTTCAAGATTTCCGTGTAAATTGAACTGCTATTCATATATCTATGTATTTGGGTATCTTTTGTTCTTCGATATAAAGGGTGTGTCTGGTttccaattttttcatatttcgtGGTCAAATAAGTTTGGTTTCATATTGATTATGTCCTCTCACCATCTACATGATAGGATCGAAATAATCAAGTGTCATGTGGAAGCTAACAAAGCAAACTTCAAAAGATAGTAAGTAAGAAGATAAACGAGAAATTACCAAAAGacaaagatttaacgtggttcgatCAATCAACCAACATCACAAGAGGAGATGAGCAATCTACTATGTGtaaataagaatacaaaatgTGGAGAAATCTCACTCAATTTACTCAAAATACAAAGATGTTAGGTGTCATTTGTCAAGATGGCATGCCcttattatttataaaacaaCTCACGCACAACCAACCACCCAACCAACACAACAAACTTTCACCCCATTAACAAAAAATGGCACCAACTTGTAACCAATCAAACTTGCGTTTGGTCACGTCAAGTCATAATTTTAAATCAATGTTTGAGTGTGCATTTAATTCTACTTATATTACAAAACTCGAAcctataaatttatattttataaaaataatttgtgtattattttttttaaaaaaaagatcaatATGAAGAGATTATTTGTACCATGTGAAAATATTCTATCAAAAAATAACTAGTAACTACTCTTGTTGATTAGCGAATCTTAGTAAAATACTATATATTTGGAAGTTTACAATTATAAACACTTATTTATTGAAGAAACATGCATACATGTTATTTATCaatgcatcattttatgatattctaatatcttatttatgtattaatatTTGGTCATTTAATAggattatataaaaaaattttaaaaatctgaaTAATTTTTACAAC
The Solanum stenotomum isolate F172 chromosome 12, ASM1918654v1, whole genome shotgun sequence DNA segment above includes these coding regions:
- the LOC125846541 gene encoding probable purine permease 10 isoform X1 — translated: MARVSMEGAHEKLLHLTFEEAEGTESSENADNSSVQSSKFILWLQIFIFTFFTIGGQAAGTLLGRVYYEQGGQTRWIATLAQTAGFSILLPFICYPSTKNHNEQEPTIHRPSIIVRASVYIFLGLFQVVNSMSFTVGVQYLPASTYSLIAGSQLAFNAITSFLLNGQKITAIILNSIVLLSFSSSAVIFQNETGDSGEISQKSLLIGFAATTFGSLGYALQFTFTELAFQKVFKSSTLKEVMKMSFFIGFFVTIASLTGLFASGNWRNLEKEMGEYRTGKSSYVINLVCSAIAWQLYALGSCGLVFKASSLFSNVVINLGTSIVPIFAMVFMKDRMTGLKVFSLLLGLWGYTSYIYQHYLDDLEAKTSVIIASDNQDDDF
- the LOC125846541 gene encoding probable purine permease 10 isoform X2, with translation MARVSMEGAHEKLLHLTFEEAEGTESSENADNSSVQSSKFILWLQIFIFTFFTIGGQAAGTLLGRVYYEQGGQTRWIATLAQTAGFSILLPFICYPSTKNHNEQEPTIHRPSIIVRASVYIFLGLFQVVNSMSFTVGVQYLPASTYSLIAGSQLAFNAITSFLLNGQKITAIILNSIVLLSFSSSAVIFQNETGDSGEISQKSLLIGFAATTFGSLGYALQFTFTELAFQKVFKSSTLKEVMKMSFFIGFFVTIASLTGLFASGNWRNLEKEMGEYRTGKSSYVINLVCSAIAWQLYALGSCGLVFKASSLFSNVVINLGTSIVPIFAMVFMKDRMTGLKVLSLLLGLWGYTSYIYQHYLDDLEAKTSEIKASDDQVDDF